A window of Phaseolus vulgaris cultivar G19833 chromosome 4, P. vulgaris v2.0, whole genome shotgun sequence genomic DNA:
ccacgatttaaccggttgaatgagtTCAGTTGTTGCATAATTAATTCAAAAAGCAGTTTCAGAAACCTcaagccagctaagtgacaaacaaacGATTATCTCAATGATTCAACCGGTagttttccctttgcttggaaaaacactttgtttcttttaaaactgattgatcaagctttgtgtaggaaTTAGAACTGATcttgtaccgcccaggtagtcggaggtagtgacgtggcagcaagcgatggTATAGGCGTGTCTAACGGGACGCCTGGCCGGCaggagggaaggaagtcggggggggggggggctcGAGTAGTCGCcaatagttaagttggcgtgtcccgatctctagcatatctaaaccggcggtcaccaggtttatatcgaagtcgccggatgtgaacccaggcgacaaagtggtcagagatcgccagtaggaggacatcgccgaaaggtCAGGGAAGCTTGTTCAGGGCTTTCGAAGGGCACAAACGCGAATGATGGAGttgtcagatggtcattccctatCTGACCAGAGGTTGAAGCCAGGGGACAGCTTACCAAGACATACgcggtgaagcaagtgaagcagatcatgatggcggccgaCGAGAtcacagggaaggtgtgcatAGTTATACAccaagttactccttgcatggataACTTAGTCAAATacgcctgaagagtaagaagtgacgctcaagcagagggcgctccagatggtgacgcgtgtacaactggatgcgagccacgtgttcagaggtgcaaccgtcaggagagagaaagtgcccaggtatataagggattctaacgaacttcgtaaggtacgcgcgttcagaacacttctttacgcttgagAGAGTTTGAGTGCGTTGAGGGAGAGGATTGCACGGTTCTTCGAAGCTCTTAGTTTTCCTCTTAGTATTTCGGTGGTCCAgtcactaacttgagcgtcggagcgcgatcggccgcagcggcgccgttctgtctttgcaggttcttgaggcgaATCGAGGTGCGAAGATCGAGAGCTGATGTGGTGccaagccgatccagaggaacaACACCTTTGACGTGACGAGGCTCTTGCGTTctagtcaacaggcaggatcatcaggcgcccaccgtggggccgtgtaaaacctgtccccatccacagcgtggaTTTTCGGAGTCTCTGTAGcctctgtgtggttgtgtgctggtgcaaccattttccaccgtttgttcgagttttgttcggtgaattcgagttttccaccgttcgttcaagCTGTCGATCGGTTTCTTGAGGTTTCTTGCTGTTTGCgcggttttcaatcggttgGTTTGATGTTTTTACCGTTTGTTCGTGTTTCTGACCGGCGAATCGGAGGTTTTGCTGGAGAAGCGGTAGGTTCGCGGTAAGGTTGTGAGTTTCGGTGAAGGTTTTGACGTCCGAATCTATCAGCGTGCTGTTGTGGTTGCGTTCGAggaagttcttgggagtttgagagtttttgaccgattgattgctggatcgatcgtttgcTGGTGAAGGTTTTGTTCGCTGAAGCTTGGTTTGCtgatttttcatgagaaagatgagaagcaaccgttcaagtcccgttgtgccggttgctgcagaaggcgccatgaccatggcgcagatgatggagatcatgcgcgcgctgcaggcgaatgtggaggcatcgcgtatagagcaggcaaagatgcatgaggacctggtcgcctctcaagccaggaatgaggagctcagcaaagtgaccgaggagttgcgtcaagctcttcatgagcagagaggacgcccaGTCGCTAaggaggtcgcgccgtcgtcgccacctcgtgttttccccatgccgtttgctcaggcgatcactgACACGCCCATCCCTGCGggcgtggtacctgtgaaggcttctttcaccggcgtgaaggatcctgaggcacacctcaccacgttccacacgcagatgatgctgtcaggaggctcggatgttgtatactgcaagatgtttgtgagcacactccagggaacaacgctggaatggtttgtaaGTTTGCCTACGGGTCACATAActaatttccagcagttttcgaagcttttcgtcgagcagtacattgtgaacaaggcgccgcctagggtgtcttatgacctgttcgacataaagcaataccagggagagtccctcagggactatttgAATCGCTTTGGCGCGCAAATGGTACGCTCGCCTGTTAAAGACAAGGAGATGCTGGTAtatgccttcaaaaagggcgtgctgccgggacctttctgtgaagcgttgatcagggctcaccccgctaCGTTTGCTGAGGtaaggcgacttgcggtggcccacatcgccgacgaaagtgaggtcgccgagaaaagaggaagtgtggcccctgctaggccacaAGCTCATACTAgaatccagccacagagggtgctggaaacgatggcggccaagagggatcagaggactcgctatccttacgatccCAAGAAGAataagggaaggggcccaggacgccccagggagtacaatcgcccaccgaagcacaagtttgtcatggggttggcggatctgattgCCATTCCGAACATAGCAGCTAGGCttaaggcgcccgagaaggtgagcaacaaggtgttaggaccaaaaccagacgcctggtgcgagttccaccagagttttggtcacgcCGTCGATTCGTGCTTGGCACTggggtaccagctcgacgacctggtcaagagtggtttcctaaatgattacctgctggacaggaggacggggggcgcgacgggctcccagccggcgggtggtgaagatcagcagcatgagatgcccactcatggagagatccacaccatcgctggaggcttctcgagtggaggatgcacTGCATCAtagaggaagaaatatgcaaggtcgctgatgacggtggacatgttcgaggaccactcgccggatgtggacatcacgttcacaaaagaagatctcagggacgttgtgcctcacgacaacgatcccatagttatctcgcttgtcaaagcgggaaggaaggtccatagggtgttggtggaccaaggaagctcggcggatgtgatgttctggccgactttcacacagctgcaaCTGCCCCTTGACTAGCTGAGACCCTacggagggtgcttgtatggttttgctggcgatcaggtggaggtcagggggtacatcaaGCTGAGAACcacattcacggatgaggcgggctcaaggacggagaaaatcaagtaccttgttgtgaacgctccctcagcctataacattctgttgggaagacccaccctcaacagaataggcgccgtgccctcaaccaggcacatgaaggttaagttaccatcaatggagggggtggtgatcaccatcaaatctgaccagaaggaagcaaagaaatgctatgagaacagcctcaagaataggaggtcagtaagttacatcaccacgacgccgcctccgggcatgaagcccaagccggccgaatggcgagttgttgatgcggcgatggaagtGGCCGCCGTAGGCGATGTCGCCATGCCGGATGCTGAGGATGAGGGAGAGATCGGGGCACGGGAGGAAGGGgtgaggaaccgcccagaggaagcgagggaactgggaatcgccaaggcggtgactgccagggaaaccagacccaaacccgtcgaggagtggcttgagagggagatcgggggaaaggtcttcaagctgggaagatctttgggggctgagctccaagaccagatcgccgaggtGATAGGgtggcatctggatgcttttgcatggtctgcttcagacatgccgggaatagACCCCGACTTTTTGTGCCACCACCTAGCAATGGACGAcaaggtcagaccagtgcggcagagaagaaggaagttcaatgaagagaggagacaggcgatcagggatgagaCACATAAGCTCCTCGCCGCGGGCCACATctgggaagtccagtacccggagtggttggccaatgtcgtgctggtgaagaaaagcaacgagaagtggcgcatgtgcgtcgacttcactgacttgaacaaggcttgcccaaaggattcgtaccctttgccaagcatagacgccctggtcgacagtgcagcagggtgcaagttgctgagcttcctggatgccttctcggggtataatcagataaagatgcatcccatagatgaagagaaaaccgccttcatgactgagaggtcgtgctactgttacaaggtaaTGCCTTTTGGgatgaagaatgcgggggccacgtaccaaagattgatggataaggtgcttgcgccaatgctgggaaggaatgtgcaagcatacgtagatgatatggtcgtgacctcgccagaacagagcaagcacgttgcggatttggaggagttgtttaccacgatcgccaagttcaggttaaagctgaaccccgagaagtgcatttttggcgtggaagcggggaagttcttaggattcctcttaactgaaaggggaatagaggcgaatcctgataagtgtgctgccatattggcgatgaggagcccggctaccgtcaaggaagtgcagcaacttacaggtcggatggccgccctgtctcggttcgtatcggctagcggagagaaaggccatccgtacttccagtgtttaaggcggaacaacaggtttgtctggtcgaaggagtgtgaagaagccttcttgaagcttaaagagtacttggcgagcccgccggttctgtgcaaacccttggtaggaacccctctcaggttgtattttgctgtgaccgAGAGAgcggtaagtgcggtgctcgcccaagatcaagaccaggctcagaagcctatttatttcgtcagcaaggtgttgcaaggcccagaggtaaggtatcaggccttggagaaagctgcattGGCTGTAGTGTTTCCGGCgaggaggttacgccactattttcacagtttcacagtactggtgatgaccgatttgcccatccagaaagtcctgaagaagcctgatgtggctgggaggatggtgaattgggcggtggagctgtcggagttcgacatcaagtatgagccacgaggtccgatcaaggggcagattttcgctgattttgtggtcgaacTCTCGTCAGGAGtggcacgagttgaaggggacgattttcgttgggtgctctcggtggacggatcgtcgaaccagcagtgcagcggtgctggagtcattctagaagggcccaacggcgtgctgatagaacagtccctgaggtttgccttcaaagccagcaacaatcaagcagagtaagaggcgttgatcgccgggATCCTGCTGGCAaaggaaatgggagctagggtgttgatggccaagagtgactcgttgttagtcacgggacaagtaacaggcgaatTCCAGGCCagggatccacaaatggcggcgtacctggagtatgtgcgggagttgaagagttcctttgcctcgtttgaagtggtacatgtgcccagagagcagaatgcccgagcagacttgctagctaagctcgccagttcgggcaaggggggtaggcagaggacagtgatccaagaaactctgaggaCGCCcagagcattcgtggcagaccacctagTTCTTCAGGCAAGCAGGTCGACAGAGAAAGCgacgaggagtcacaggtccttgactcaggagaccttgagatcgccgagagttagagcatgtcggggggagagggcgAACATGATGCAGGTCTGTGCCACGCaggagccagacacgtggataacccAGTAtcagcgctgcctggcagatggccttctcccgctggatccgacggaggccaggaagataaagaagaattccagcaagttcacaatgattgatggcgagttgtacagatttgggttcacacacccactcctagaatgtgtgcacggagaaaaatgtacatGAATTATGgtcgagctccatgaagggatatgtggaagccatgtcgggggtcgagctctggctgcaaggaCCCTGCGTGTaggttactactggccgacaatgagggaggactgcaagaagtatgcgcagtgttgcaggcaatgccagcagcacgccgattggcacaaagcacctccggaagagttaaagtcgatttacagcccttggccgtttcatacgtggggaattgacattttgggacctttcccattggcgatcaggcagatgaagtacttggtggtggcgattgaatacttcaccaagtggatcgaagcagaaccagtagcccagatcaccgtgcacaagatcgagagctttgtatggaggaacatcgtgtgccggtttggtgtgcctgagcgcctggtgtcggacaatgggactcagtttgcaagtcacctgctgaagaagttgtgcgaagaggtgggaattcagcaggtatttgcatccgtcgaacatcctcagacaaatggccaagtagagtccgccaatcgggtgttgttaagaggcttgaagagaaggctagagaaagccaagggatcgtgggctgaggaggtaccccgcatagtgtgggcataccacaccaccgagcagtcaggaacccacgagaccctgTTTAGCTTGGTCTGTGGGTGTGACGCAATGATTcgagtggaaatccaggagagctcgccgagattccagaactttgtagcggaagactcgaatgaagaaagaaggttaaatctggatttgctggatgaggtcagggaggaggcaagagtaaaagccgaagcagtaaaaaggaggattgaacgaagatataactcgaaggtgatgccaaggcagtttaaagagggcgacctggtgatgaggaaggcccatcagtacgagatggaaaacaagttatcgcctaagtggacatgaccgttcagaataaccgaagcgctcgggaacggcgcctaccgcctAGAGacactggaaggaggggcgattcctcgcacttggaacgccagacacctcaagttgtattacagttaaaaatttgtaagtaaaaacgaacatgaaaGATTTACAAGCTTTCTGTTAGCACaatttgaagggggcactcttttttccctaaggagggtttttaatgaggtcgctcaataaagaagagttttcaaagtttaaagtttctaagattgcGTGCTTATTTGcttcgaaagttttagaaaaaagaccttatcactcgtacgtgattcAAGGCAAGTTTAAAGTTGCGCTGCATGCTTTCGAaagaaaagttttaaagtcctcatcgtttttcggcgatcggaggcaccagataaagacctcctcgccgtcgagcgagcgcaggcgagaaagagaaaaagtcctcagtgcatccaggggggaggagatgtacaccctgggcaagttgaggcaagataaagtccttctcgccgtcgagtgagttcaggccagataaagtccttctcgccgacgagcgagttcaggccagataaagtccttctcgccgtcgagcgagttcaggccagataaagtccttctcgccgtcaagcgagttcaggcaagacgaactgaaaagtcaggggtgttcgtgaccttgaACGGCGGGAAAGGAAGGAaatgcctttccccctttaagcGAAACATCAATATTGGCTTAGTAAGACCAGAGAAGTCTTCCCCGCCCGTAGGTGGCGTGAAGGCAGAtgaaatccttctcgtcttgaacgagttcaggtatggcgtgaagggGGGAAAAAAAGTTAAAGGACAGCTAAGATAGGTTCAAAGAGGACACCTCGCTGTCCGGCGTACTGTTCTGAAactcaaggaggtagagaaggaaccaaaaggcgcctctaccccccagatgaggggacagtagccaagttatgaaggcaaagaaAGCTTACATCACCAGAACCTTAGGGCGATCGAAAGAATTCTAGGCGATGACTGGGGTAAAGGCTTACCTTGCCGGGCAGATAAGGTAAAACTATATTATGATACCAGTTCAAGTTAGAGCCGGCTGCCTAGTAAGTCGTTTGTTGCCTTACGTTTGCTAGCTATGTTACATATCGTCGTTTGAAGGTCAATAAGTTGCTCAAATTTTTACTCTGAGTTAATGTTTGATGAATTGATACAAGATTGATAGTTTGCTCGAGTTTAGAGCAGCGAATGAACAGTTAAGCCCGAGGAATCGCTAAATCCGTTTTTTAAAAgcggtttctacaagataagtTGATCAATCATACAGCGAGGCAGATAGCAGATGAAGGTCAAAAAGTGCGAAGTAAACAGAAAGGTGGCAGAAGTTATGATAGAAGCGGTGTCAGTTCAAATACATTACAAGTAATcactacaaaataaagaacGCACAGAGAGAAATAAGCGCTAAGCTTCAGAAAGCAAGAGATGGAGGGAAGTGAttaatcttcagaaggcacgatcttcccatccaccacttcattacagatcgacaccatggagaggtcgagctcaggGTATTGGCAAgcgacttgctccagggcggcgtcgaacccggcgGCTAGGACTTGGGCGGAACTTTGCTCGAGTTCTACAGCCTGTTGCTTTAACTCGTCAGCTCGTTTCTTCAATTCTTCAGTTTCCCCACGAGCCTGAGTGAGGTTTTCAGCAACCCTTTTGCTTTCATCCCGCGCCTGGGCTAGCTCCGCAGCATATTTCTGGATTTCCTCTTGAGCCTTGACGATCTCAGTCGtggcgtcgtccctctccttctcgaccttACCAAGGAGGACCTCCCGATCCGCTGACCTTTTTTCAAGATGTTCCACCTTGGCCGCATCTGCTTTCattgatgcctccaagttggccaccttgagtCTATAAGGTACCAGcttactctccagctcgattttctcttgaactaggaggtgcagtttctggcgtagatcggaggcctccttgcgtgcgcCCCTTAGCTCAGCGtccatggcgtcctccagccttgagtGATCAACCTCCGCCAACATCAGATTACAAGACAGTTTTTCTGCCGCGATCCTTGtcaggcgattctcctcctGGAGTGCTGAGATCTCGTTCTGAAGCCTCTTGCTCGAGTTCTTCACAGCCTTCGTTATAATTGAGGGAatgtcctctgccatcatctttagttt
This region includes:
- the LOC137838717 gene encoding uncharacterized protein → MAEDIPSIITKAVKNSSKRLQNEISALQEENRLTRIAAEKLSCNLMLAEVDHSRLEDAMDAELRGARKEASDLRQKLHLLVQEKIELESKLVPYRLKVANLEASMKADAAKVEHLEKRSADREVLLGKVEKERDDATTEIVKAQEEIQKYAAELAQARDESKRVAENLTQARGETEELKKRADELKQQAVELEQSSAQVLAAGFDAALEQVACQYPELDLSMVSICNEVVDGKIVPSED